A genomic segment from Shumkonia mesophila encodes:
- a CDS encoding sigma-70 family RNA polymerase sigma factor: MGDPRRQGKYDRLTFVGGKIEVNAHGAWPPGEGESPAPAEAASSGRRHKPSVETGAAGTEPGDDALMAQATAGDQAAFRTLMARHFRRVYSLAFRMVPNAADAEDLAQDVFFTVWLKRAEWQPGEAAFSTWLYRVTLNRCIDFKRKRKTTDSDQIPEIADDRPDAAALLQQHQASQILRSATLKLSDEQQAALALFYHQGLSNAETAEILGTSVSAVESLLKRARNRLRTILRNRSKDLLGDSG, encoded by the coding sequence GTGGGCGACCCTCGACGACAGGGGAAGTACGATAGATTGACGTTCGTGGGGGGAAAAATCGAGGTGAACGCCCATGGAGCGTGGCCGCCGGGTGAGGGGGAAAGTCCGGCGCCGGCCGAGGCCGCGAGTTCGGGCCGACGTCATAAACCGTCCGTCGAAACGGGCGCGGCCGGGACGGAGCCCGGCGACGATGCCCTGATGGCGCAGGCCACCGCCGGCGACCAGGCCGCCTTCAGAACCCTGATGGCGCGCCATTTCCGCCGGGTCTATTCGCTGGCCTTCCGAATGGTCCCCAACGCGGCGGATGCCGAGGATCTGGCCCAGGACGTGTTCTTCACCGTCTGGCTGAAGCGGGCGGAATGGCAGCCGGGCGAGGCCGCCTTCTCGACCTGGCTTTACCGCGTCACCCTCAACCGCTGCATCGATTTCAAGCGCAAACGCAAAACCACCGATTCCGACCAGATTCCCGAAATAGCCGACGATCGGCCGGACGCGGCGGCACTTCTGCAACAGCACCAGGCCAGCCAGATCCTCAGGAGCGCCACCCTGAAATTGAGCGATGAACAACAGGCCGCGCTTGCGCTATTCTATCACCAGGGCTTGTCGAACGCGGAGACGGCGGAAATTTTGGGCACCAGCGTTTCGGCAGTGGAATCGCTGCTGAAACGGGCTCGGAATCGTCTCCGGACAATCTTGCGGAACCGGTCGAAAGACCTTTTAGGGGACAGTGGATGA
- a CDS encoding flagellar protein FliS gives MKTASRRATSAYGKAQGCAPQPWMVAILLNGVINHLEAAERACADGRRAESMRRASKAIAILQGLRDNLRPEVSRRLTDRLGQFYGTSMVRIAHLTRSGFDANTCQRVLADVKLVQEAWATLDDRGSTID, from the coding sequence ATGAAAACCGCCAGCCGGCGGGCGACGTCCGCTTACGGAAAAGCCCAGGGATGCGCGCCGCAGCCGTGGATGGTCGCCATCCTGTTGAATGGCGTCATCAATCACCTGGAGGCCGCCGAACGCGCCTGCGCGGACGGCCGGCGGGCCGAGTCCATGAGGCGGGCCAGCAAGGCGATCGCCATTCTTCAGGGACTGCGCGACAACCTGCGTCCCGAAGTTTCACGGCGGCTGACCGACCGGCTCGGTCAATTCTACGGAACCAGCATGGTGCGCATTGCCCATCTCACGAGGAGCGGCTTCGACGCCAACACCTGCCAGCGCGTCCTGGCGGACGTCAAACTGGTCCAGGAGGCGTGGGCGACCCTCGACGACAGGGGAAGTACGATAGATTGA
- a CDS encoding flagellar hook assembly protein FlgD, with protein sequence METTSVASSDYSSAVLSALSSSSDSSTTSSSAEELYNSWITILCTQLENQDPTDPVDTTEFTSQLTSIASLEQQALTNETLSSLLTLVSGLQGDSLAGYIGSKITAYGDTAPLSDGSAEWQYDLESTAETVTISVLDADGNVVYTTTGETGAGTHEFTWDGTTDDGEIAPDGAYQLVVEATDASGDDVSATLYACGTVTGIDLTGDTATLLMDGVEVPGSYVVSVSKA encoded by the coding sequence ATGGAGACGACATCAGTAGCGTCAAGCGATTACAGTTCGGCCGTTCTTTCGGCCCTCTCTTCTTCCAGCGATTCGAGTACGACCTCGAGCTCCGCCGAAGAGCTTTACAATTCGTGGATTACCATCCTCTGCACGCAGCTTGAGAACCAGGACCCGACGGATCCTGTCGACACCACGGAATTCACCAGCCAGCTGACTTCCATCGCCTCGCTGGAACAGCAGGCCCTGACCAACGAGACCCTGAGCAGCCTGCTGACGCTGGTCTCGGGGCTGCAGGGCGATTCGCTGGCCGGCTATATCGGCAGCAAGATCACCGCCTACGGTGACACCGCGCCCCTGAGCGATGGGTCCGCCGAATGGCAGTACGACCTCGAATCGACGGCCGAAACGGTCACCATCTCCGTCTTGGATGCGGACGGCAACGTCGTCTACACCACCACCGGCGAAACCGGAGCCGGCACCCACGAGTTCACCTGGGACGGCACCACCGACGACGGCGAGATCGCGCCCGACGGCGCCTATCAGCTGGTGGTCGAAGCCACCGACGCCAGCGGCGACGACGTCTCCGCCACCCTTTACGCCTGCGGCACCGTCACCGGCATCGACCTGACGGGCGACACCGCCACCCTGCTGATGGACGGCGTCGAGGTCCCCGGCAGCTACGTCGTTTCCGTTTCCAAGGCCTGA
- a CDS encoding periplasmic heavy metal sensor encodes MSTLKKRTKIIIGVTLTVSLAVNFFFLGWLVGTSPLVPGSLAGRLGAAAGLLRPPPGSGMSPEQRFVGFLAHDLSETGHRKVLAALDSRASDIRDLERQAITIRAEIVSLLLQPEPDRPRVAKRIEDFEQLTRRRIAIVSAAILPVVLDLGLEDRRTFIERWAMGPGAPPPPPPPR; translated from the coding sequence ATGTCGACCCTGAAGAAACGGACGAAGATCATCATCGGCGTGACGCTGACCGTGTCGCTTGCCGTCAATTTTTTCTTCCTGGGATGGCTGGTGGGCACCAGCCCGCTGGTGCCCGGCTCGCTGGCCGGACGCCTGGGCGCGGCGGCCGGCCTGCTCCGGCCGCCCCCCGGATCGGGCATGTCCCCTGAACAGCGGTTCGTCGGCTTTCTCGCCCATGACCTCTCGGAGACCGGCCACCGGAAGGTGTTGGCCGCCCTGGATAGCCGGGCCTCTGACATCCGCGACCTTGAGCGGCAGGCCATCACTATTCGCGCAGAAATCGTTTCGCTGCTGTTGCAGCCGGAACCCGACCGACCGCGCGTTGCCAAGCGGATCGAGGACTTCGAGCAGTTGACGCGGCGGCGCATCGCCATCGTCAGCGCCGCCATCCTTCCCGTCGTCCTCGATCTCGGTCTGGAGGACCGCCGGACGTTCATCGAACGGTGGGCCATGGGGCCCGGCGCGCCCCCACCGCCGCCACCTCCCCGATAA